A stretch of the Panicum virgatum strain AP13 chromosome 9N, P.virgatum_v5, whole genome shotgun sequence genome encodes the following:
- the LOC120690326 gene encoding histone H4: MSGRGKGGKGLGKGGAKRHRKVLRDNIQGITKPAIRRLARRGGVKRISGLIYEETRGVLKIFLENVIRDAVTYTEHARRKTVTAMDVVYALKRQGRTLYGFGG; encoded by the coding sequence ATGTCGGGCCGCGGCAAGGGAGGCAAGGGCCTGGGCAAGGGCGGCGCGAAGCGCCATCGGAAGGTGCTCCGCGACAACATCCAGGGCATCACGAAGCCGGCGATCCGGAggctggcgaggaggggcggcgtgaaGCGCATCTCCGGGCTGATCTACGAGGAGACCCGCGGCGTGCTCAAGATCTTCCTCGAGAACGTCATCCGCGACGCCGTGACCTACACGGAGCACGCCCGCCGCAAGACCGTCACCGCCATGGACGTCGTCTACGCACTCAAGCGCCAGGGCCGCACCCTCTACGGCTTCGGCGGCTGA
- the LOC120690325 gene encoding uncharacterized protein LOC120690325: MVSAAAQAGVVAACVVLFVPMGLAGWHLSRNKVLFFSGALFVSFAVGVHLSPYLPSVPHILATSFFLPGSGAASAAAVSSGSSCVPFLHRVSWSDASSAAAAAKGLGGGTARTWSWPPSLASACGFARLSRDDASLLLNGSWVMVAGDSQARLLVLALLRLLLDPAAAAAAESELFRRHSDYRAAVPAQGISVDFVWAPFESNLTRLLREDLRLAPRVPDVLVLGSGLWHMLHVTDATSYGDALASVAGAAKSLRSPLPVPPPHMFWLGLPHLVNHMLNTDAKRAHMNGTMLRAYDLEVDQRGLVRGDGGPFLLLDVGKLTQGCGQQCTADGMHYDGEVYDAVLHIVLNALVIESQQRI; the protein is encoded by the coding sequence ATGGTTTCGGCCGCGGCGCAGGCGGGCGTGGTCGCGGCGTGCGTCGTACTGTTCGTGCCCATGGGGCTGGCGGGGTGGCACCTCAGCCGAAACAAGGTGCTCTTCTTCTCCGGCGCGCTCTTCGTCTCGTTCGCCGTCGGGGTCCACCTCTCCCCCTACCTCCCCTCCGTGCCCCACATCCTCGccacctccttcttcctccccggctctggcgccgcgtccgccgccgccgtctcctccgGATCCTCCTGCGTACCGTTCCTGCACCGCGTGTCGTGGTCtgacgcctcctccgccgccgccgccgctaaagGCTTGGGAGGTGGGACGGCGCGGACGTGGTCGTGGCCGCCCTCGCTGGCGTCCGCCTGCGGGTTCGCGCGGCTGTCGCGTGACGACGCGTCGCTGCTGCTCAACGGGTCCTGGGTGATGGTGGCCGGGGACTCGCAGGCGCGGTTGCTCGTGCTTGCGCTGCTGCGCCTACTGCTCgacccggccgcggcggcggccgctgaaTCGGAGCTATTCCGCCGCCACAGCGACTACCGCGCCGCGGTGCCGGCTCAGGGCATCTCCGTGGACTTCGTCTGGGCGCCCTTCGAGAGCAACCTCACGCGGCTGCTCCGCGAGGATTTGCGCCTCGCGCCGCGCGTCCCTGACGTGCTCGTCCTCGGATCCGGGCTCTGGCACATGCTTCACGTCACGGACGCCACGAGCTACGGCGACGCGCTGGCGTCCGTCGCGGGTGCCGCCAAGTCGCTGCGCTCGCCGCtaccagtgccgccgccgcataTGTTCTGGCTCGGCCTGCCGCACCTAGTGAACCACATGCTCAACACAGACGCCAAGAGGGCACACATGAATGGCACCATGCTACGCGCCTATGACCTCGAGGTCGATCAGAGGGGTCTTGTTCGTGGTGATGGCGGCCCATTCCTATTGCTTGATGTGGGGAAGCTCACACAGGGGTGCGGGCAGCAATGCACGGCTGATGGAATGCATTATGATGGCGAGGTGTATGACGCTGTGTTGCATATCGTGCTCAATGCATTGGTGATTGAGTCACAACAAAGGATTTGA